The segment GAAGACAGAATTCATCCCGGCAAAGTACAGAGCTTTCCTTCTGCCTCTGGCCTCCGTAAGTCTCCAGGGTGTACAAAGTGACACCATTATTTCTGGTGTTTGTTCATCCAAACCTGTCAGGATCACTGTTATATGAggaaaatgaattcttcatttaaaagccCAGTGAGTTTCTCTACTGTTAACTCAGTGGGGTGGGTCATTCTGCCTTAAGGCCTACCTAAAACAATGTCATTAGtctggatttcagtggagagttttagtgtcctatgctgtttcagaggcttttgttGGAGCCCCATGTATAACACTCCTCCTCCAAAATCCACATGCTCTGTCTGTCCGCAGGATTAAGAGGATGATTCTGTGGTACTTGAGACTTCAGACACATGTAAGCACATCGGACACAAATTGGTTAAAACGGTGCTCAGAACTCAAAAGGACCATATGTTTTTAGGGCTATCATCATCACTGCTTGGACTGCTTACACAGATCCTGTCAGGATCTGTGTAACTCTCTCCTGATCTAGAAGTCATGTGTAGCGTGTTGACTCTTTGCATAGAGTGAGGAAGAGTTGTTGCAGGTTGAaacatgtcatttttttctgtgcagtgtgttgaAACGATCCCTTGAAGATGGAAACTGTGTTGTCACGTGTTCTTTAGGGAACATAATACTTTAGTACTTCAgtaaaaagaaacagttttgCATTTATACAACAAGGAAACTCTGGGACTGTGAATTGGTCTCGATCCCTTCCACCTTCAGGCGCGATATTTCAGACACCAttggtccaattttgatgaaacttcggggaatgatgcatctcactactGAGTTCTGAGTGTCATTTACAAGACTATAGTAATTGGCCCAAGGGCAGCACTACATTGTCTGTTTAGTTGTCCGTCCATTGTGTGAGATGTTTCAGACAACACTAGTTTGATTTTGATGGGATTtcggggaatgatgcatctcactactGAGTTCTTgggggggaatgatgcatcttgcCTTCTCATTTCTGAATCCTATCCTTGTTCAACAAATTTGCCTCTGGGACCGTAAATGTAGGTCATGCTGGATATTCTACCATTTGGAATTTTCCCTGAAGGCATTTTCATTTTACTACCCATCGGGTAGTAAATACATACCAGTTTTGTACTGGTATGTACTTCacaccggggggggggggggggtattatTGCTTAATTGTTATTGATTGGGCGACTGCGTCATTGGTGCGGGACAATATGTTCACTGTTTCAGTGTATCCTGTTTCAGTTTTGTTATTTCCCTGGGAGGGAATTCTGAACATAACAAGCATATTCAAAATTCTGTAAATTCAAAGCACCTTAAAAATTTGAGTAGTGCATGCAGACACATTGTGAAATACAGCCAAATAGGGGGTTAGATGCTTTTAGTTGCAAAAAAGAAGTAATAATGCCtgatcatatcatatcatatcactgtttttttaaatgcccaTTTGGCACACAGGTGATTTTGGTTTGGATAAACAAAGTTTTAGTGCATTTCCAATGTCTTTTCTAGGTGAATTTGACAGTAACCAAAGTAACTATGACTTTATTTTCTGACTACATTTAAAATGATTGACATCACCATTGccatctccatcatcatcaacacTGCCAACACAGGCACCGCCACAAATtgtgatcctgtgtgtgtgtgtgtgtgtgtgtgtgtgtgtgtgtgtgtgtgtctgctgtcacCGTAGATCTTCTGGATGCTAGGGTCCATGCTGATCATCATCCTAGGAATGACAGTGGTTCCCACCCTGGGCTGGAGATGGATGATCCGTCTTTCCGTTGCTCCCAGCATCATCCTTATTTTTCTATTCAAGGTGGGGCGCGTTCAGGACTGACCTAACCCGTTGTTGACTCCATGCCTTAGCTTGACTCTTCAGCATCATTGGGAGAAGTCTTGAAATTGATGCATGCTTCCACGTCTTCTCTCTACACGTGTCTATAGTTCATTCCAGAGTCGGCCCGTTACAACGTGTCTGCAGGTAATATAAAGGGCGCTATGGAGACTCTCCAAAAGATTGCCAGGATGAACAAAGCTTACCTACCACCTGGACGACTGGTAGAACCGGCGGTGGTAAGTTAATATCTGTGGCTAAGAGACTTGACTTTGGATGTTAATTTGAAGACCTGACAGTGATGTGTCCGGTAGTGATGGATGTGTCCATGTTGTGTGTGggtttctgtgtttcagagtgagAGGGGCAGTTGGCGTATCCTGCTCAGTCCATCATTCAGGAGGACGTCTCTACTGCTGTGGTACACATGGTAATGcttcccttcctcttcatcctcctctttttctaATCGTCCAGTCCTAGATGAAGACCATGTAGGTTTCTCCCCAACTCTGTGCACTAGGTTTTGACCAATATTGTAGTCCAATATTTAATACGTGTGTGTCTTAGGTTCGTAGCGTCCTTTTCCTACTACGGCTCCGTGCTGAGCAGTTCAGAGCTGCTGGAGAAGAACTTGCTGTGCATGACGGACGCCGACCGGGAGCACCGGGTCAAGCACCGCCATGAGGACGGACTGTGCTACTGCATCCCCTTCGCACTCGGCGACTACCAGACCCTGCTCATCAGCTGCCTGGGCGAGGTCGCACGTGAGTGAAGGATgggagtggagtgtgtgtgtgtgtgtgtgtgtgtgcaagagacaGATTTTCActgtttaaaggaatacactaaGTTTTAAGCAGATTGTCCCGTTAGTCaccttacctgttaagtgatgagaaaatAGACaccaaatcatccatgtgtgGATGATTTGGTGATTTATTTCTAAAAAGCAACTAGCAACAATTCTAGTTGCTGGGAACAATGTTAATATGTTGACTCCCATTTGGCAACAAATCGGTACAGGTGATGCCAATGCATGAGcatttgctctacttgcttgtctaatccaagaGGTCTGAGATCCCAGCACTTACATACACAGCGTAGCCCCTAGCGCAGGGAGAGCAGGATTGGTCTAGCTAATATATTCATATGCAAatcagtactaacacagtatgttatttttcaTAAATGTAGCGGTACATCATATTTTGTGTGCATTTTACCAAACACAAAACTACCAGACTTGGCTGCATATCATTATATTGCTTACAAagtgaagtgttagcatgaagcctactatgactcaacatagtgtatgctaaagtgttagcatgaagcaggAGCCaatgtttgtttcatttttatgccaaCGATACTGTCATTTACTGCTGTGGTGCCACCCTTGCTCAATCACTTGAGTATTTGCAGTCTGCTTTTGGTATTGTAGAGTCACGGTTGTTTGATCTGAAACTTGTGTTGAATGCTGCAAAAACTAAATTGATGTTGTTTTCGAATGCCAGGAAGACATTAGCTTCTCTTCCTAACATTGCAACCTTACAGGGCAGTCAGATTGAATTAGTGTCACAATACAAGTATCTAGGTATTTTAATTGATGATCGTTTAACTTTTAAACTTCACATTGAAAACTTAGTAAAGAAACTAAAGCTTAAGataggtttttattttagaaacaaatccTGCTTTTCCTATGCTGCCAGGAAAAAATTGGTTGAGGCTACGTTCCTTCCCTTGCTTGACTATGGTGATCTGTTGTACATGCACGCCTCTGCCCAATGCTTGCATTGGCTGGATACTGTGTACCACAGCGCTCTGAGGTTTGTCACAGGCTGCAAAGCTCTCACTCACCATTGCACTCTATATGCCAGAGTTCAGTGGCCTTCACTGGCCTTGCGCAGACTTACTCATTGGTACATATGTATTTATAAGTCCATCCTTGGTCTGctctcctcttacctttgtggGTATATCTCACTCAAAACTAGTAATTATTGTTTGCGCTCAATTGACACCCTCTTACTGTCCGTCCCTAAGGTTCGCACTGAATTTGGCAAACGGGCCTTTATGTTCTCCGCCCCTGCAGCCTGGAACCACTTGCAGACAGATTTGCAGCTAGATGAGCTGATCCCGATTAGggcattcaaaaatgtagtgaagggtttggaggcaaattcaattggaatttgtaattgcttccttagctagacccgtttcctcctgtctgtcttttaggcaTATGATTCTGTGAGttactactgtatgttttgttttatgtgcttttaatgtttgcttgtatgttgtttgaaattctgtattgctgctatcttggccagggctccctcgaaaaagagatcttgtaatctcaatgggactcacctggttaaataaaggtttaataaaaaataataataaaataatgatctACCGGCGACCAATGGTTgatttggtgtctatgttctcatcactgaacaggtaagttgaccaacagaaCGAGCTCCCTCAAAACCCTTGTATTCCTGTAACACATATCTAACATTCCtctcattcccccccccccccctcccccctccctccctcctctctctctctctagtcatCCCTCTAAACATCGGTCTGTTGAATGTCCTCGGACGGAAGATGAGTTTGACGGTGCTGCAACTCCTGTCGGCCCTGTTATTCATGTTGGTCAACATCTGCACCACCATGTATGAGATGCACTCACTCACCCAGTCCTTCACTCACCCTCTATTATTACAATTTCTGTTTCAGTGTCTTGACAGCTTTCTGTTTCCCTTTGTTTGCCTCTAGGTTTGGTTTCACTGTGCTGCTCTTCTTGCTCAGATCTCTGGTCTCCATGAATTTTAATGTGGTCTATATTTATACTGCTGAGGTACGCAAACATTACTTTTTTATACTTGTATAAAACACACTGCTGATTATATTGGAGATTTGGAGATTTTTTGCCAATATTGTCACTTGTATATAATTATGTAgacagtatatgtatatgtgtatatgcatggCTTACACGTCTTTTTTCCATCTAAGGTGTATCCCACCGTAGCACGTTCTCTAGGAATGGGCTTCTGTACCTCCTTCAGTCGCATTGGAGGCATGATCGCGCCCTTCATAGCTCAGGTATGTTCATGGCCCCATCGATGGTTCTTTTGTCAGCAAAAGAAAGTTAAATTTACACCAACATCTATATCACAACTCCTGTTTTGTGTCCCACCTAGGAAGCATTCAGTTTGGTTTCACTGGGGACACAAAATGGTGCGAGTTAAATCACCCCATTGATGTcttatgtaaatgtgtgttgtaggtgttgATGTCAGAGTCAGTAATACTGGCCCTGTGTCCCTTTGCTGTGGCCTGCGTAATCTGTGCAATTGGAAACTTTCTACTCCCCATTGAGACCAAGGGCCGAGCGCTTCTGGTAAAACATCATCTATTGTTTCCTCACCTAACCTTTTGTGTAGAGTTTATTTTCTCCTTTGTCGTGGGTTTAATCTTTAATgcacttctttttcttttcagcaaACCTCCTGATGTTGCCATCGATAGAAGATATCTATAGTTTGTAGGCTATTTTATTATTGATGTACATCTAAtgtaaaaatattaaatatgttaCTTACATCAACTGTCCTTGTGCCTTAATTATTCCAGTGGGTCGGGAGAGTTTTTTCAGAATATGGGCcataaagtgagttttgaaagccagaaagcaATCAGCTGACAAATTTTTATGTTTCTTGGCATTGTTCCttgttttttatgattttgtcaCACTGCCAAGTATACTTTCAAATCAGTTCAGTCATTAAGATGTAAAGAacgactctgtctctcttcaacACTAGATGGAGACATCTGCTGGCTATTGTATAGTGAGCAGCATAGTCTCCGTCAGTGGATTAATGTGGATTTGACACCCTGAGAGCCTGTGGGGATTATTTAAAATAAGAGGAGATATTCCCTTCTAGCCCATTCAATCCCACTTTTCATAGATGCACAACTGAGGGACACCactatgtagtgtgtgtgtgtgtttgtgcaaaggGTAGAGTATGACACTCAAGCTGGGAGTCGACCATCCTGTATCAGTCAGCGAAGGCAGTCTAAGCTGCAGTGTAAACCAGTAGGTCAACCATAGATTAAACCTTCTCTGACTTCTGACCTGGGTGGGTTAAAGGAAGcaaaaagaaatgtgtgtgtgggagagagaggtagatccACTGATTATGCACACACTTAGAGTGGGATACTTATCTACAGGGTTGGGTAGTAACGGAATACTTGTAATGGCATTATGTATtgtaaatacaaaaacattttaactgtATTCCATTACGTTGCCTAAAAAAATACAGATTACAGACACTTGTGAAAAATTATAGGATTTCTTCTGGGAAGCTCAGAAGGCCATTTAAATAGTGGCAGGTGTTATACGTCTTTATAAAATGTGCCAAGATAATTTAATGAAATAAATTTCATGAACTtcagaatttttcacttttttcttatCTGTACCTGTACTTTTTATACCTCAGATTTGCCAAAATAAtttgaaagtaatcagaatacagtACTGAGTTTGGACAATCCCTTGAattacattactgattacaattttgatgaggtgattagtaactgtaatgtaatacattataaAGTAACCCACCCAAACcttattctgttctatggttgattgttgatcagttagatctagttaggctcattctctctaaagtcctttgagacatgcatggagaaagggctatataaataaacaaatttgaacttgaacttatGCATATATGCAAATTGTAACCTAGGGGGGGATGAACACTAGGCAACAGGCAAGGTAAagtttggctgtggctggtaagtttgtctattctaccagacactttggcaggtaaagGTAAGTTTTGGAATGCACTCTTGGCTCTTGCCTCTTTCCTGTTAAGTCAGTCTAGtgatctttctctccctccagcacACGTTCCCAGGGAATGATCTCTGCCTTCCTGATCCTTCTCTCTTTAAGCTCGTTAGGTTCCCAGTCTATCCCCTCCAGACTTGTcggattagtgtgtgtgtctgtctgcccgtGTAAGATGCT is part of the Centroberyx gerrardi isolate f3 chromosome 24, fCenGer3.hap1.cur.20231027, whole genome shotgun sequence genome and harbors:
- the svopl gene encoding putative transporter SVOPL isoform X1, translating into MGESMKAQLVSAIHLQEVELEENPHHRPPPDFKNNNAEQTYTVEEAVETIGFGRFHILLFIIMGSANIVEAMEIMLLAVVSPEIRCEWRLDDWQVALVSTMVFLGFMVCGVLSGYIADRYGRWKVVFCGFVWSAYFSLLTSFAPSYGWFIFLRSMVGCGVAGVSQGFVLKTEFIPAKYRAFLLPLASIFWMLGSMLIIILGMTVVPTLGWRWMIRLSVAPSIILIFLFKFIPESARYNVSAGNIKGAMETLQKIARMNKAYLPPGRLVEPAVSERGSWRILLSPSFRRTSLLLWYTWFVASFSYYGSVLSSSELLEKNLLCMTDADREHRVKHRHEDGLCYCIPFALGDYQTLLISCLGEVALIPLNIGLLNVLGRKMSLTVLQLLSALLFMLVNICTTMFGFTVLLFLLRSLVSMNFNVVYIYTAEVYPTVARSLGMGFCTSFSRIGGMIAPFIAQVLMSESVILALCPFAVACVICAIGNFLLPIETKGRALLQTS
- the svopl gene encoding putative transporter SVOPL isoform X2; protein product: MGESMKAQLVSAIHLQEVELEENPHHRPPPDFKNNNEQTYTVEEAVETIGFGRFHILLFIIMGSANIVEAMEIMLLAVVSPEIRCEWRLDDWQVALVSTMVFLGFMVCGVLSGYIADRYGRWKVVFCGFVWSAYFSLLTSFAPSYGWFIFLRSMVGCGVAGVSQGFVLKTEFIPAKYRAFLLPLASIFWMLGSMLIIILGMTVVPTLGWRWMIRLSVAPSIILIFLFKFIPESARYNVSAGNIKGAMETLQKIARMNKAYLPPGRLVEPAVSERGSWRILLSPSFRRTSLLLWYTWFVASFSYYGSVLSSSELLEKNLLCMTDADREHRVKHRHEDGLCYCIPFALGDYQTLLISCLGEVALIPLNIGLLNVLGRKMSLTVLQLLSALLFMLVNICTTMFGFTVLLFLLRSLVSMNFNVVYIYTAEVYPTVARSLGMGFCTSFSRIGGMIAPFIAQVLMSESVILALCPFAVACVICAIGNFLLPIETKGRALLQTS